A section of the Brachyhypopomus gauderio isolate BG-103 chromosome 13, BGAUD_0.2, whole genome shotgun sequence genome encodes:
- the cox6b2 gene encoding cytochrome c oxidase subunit 6B2, with protein sequence MSGVIEEKIKNYKTAPFDARFPNTNQTRNCYQNYVDFHRCNKALSAKGQDTSPCEWYQKVYKSLCPISWVENWDGQVQEGSFAGKI encoded by the exons ATGTCAGGCGTCATTGAAGAGAAGATTAAGAATTACAAAACGGCTCCATTTGACGCCCGTTTCCCCAATACCAACCAGACACGAAACTGTTATCAAAACTACGTTG ACTTTCACAGATGTAATAAGGCATTATCTGCAAAAGGACAGGACACATCTCCTTGTGAATGGTATCAGAAAGTGTACAAGAGCCTGTGCCCCATCAGCTGG GTCGAGAACTGGGATGGACAAGTACAGGAAGGTTCTTTTGCAGGAAAGATCTAA
- the rasip1 gene encoding ras-interacting protein 1, translated as MEESGSPRFRKLHFPVGLWINSPRKHFAKLGARWPSAVSVKSTNSSDAASVHEAPPPAPPSSLSLSSPSLAPPSPSPTPAFLRPRPANQQSRAKRLSHLFLRGRSNSDRDRAIGERERELWAHSATPSSHHYLPPASSSAPGLVKIYGDALSSGANYRSLLANIHSTARQLIQQVITRYTERERENESDDIAPQKHSPEDFLLCDVIGKPIQQADGAVQWQTECRRGVAPWECPLLLVDMWRPKDGFERRFEIQRRDDYEREEKEKEKERERDGENCQVRWRRSRMSSGGGPDEERGHRGRNTELRRSISDMNLSLRRRQGNQATNDPRRVGNTPTNGGPQDRKNIVSMIATDAGEVTTSRISSDVERRPRGSEEEKDTCDLEVMSQSLILPPTDRPYFLLLQGFDQSKDFVLYIMAGHTHVFGRKPSIREREKDRERERKGKRPLRVDSFLSAPDLLTRHLLVRRDSAVPEQPRGQALMRPFRGAAVTHNGVVLYRETVLKPGDLIGLGSHFLFLYRDPRVTPAPPLALAPPWQADMTTSFGAGNMVDRQEALRHYLGSTEAMLKFQAKHADDLLQEIISKNSTPDSGGGPLAPAYLLSLMIEHASKHLDPALTPQLLLKAANQIKAIVWDNIKEFGDKHPTQTSPDSEADLPPPSVQKLSSDLRPLMFWMSNATELLNFFQVKTEAMEKEWEFEVPGDPVLSADMDTCSEALAQLDDVIMHTFQQCVYHLTKTLYSLLPTLLDTNPFSSEDKEKEKAGAKDGTGHAGGGEGEEEGDVSALPPTVAGLVEVYRCSLQLSRDACLSPPLTSQTFGYLFFFTNTSLLNTLLERDGLFSWSRAVQIRTNLDLVLDWLQGAGLGDIASEFLKKLSVTVNFLCIPKTRLIQSSWASLQEDHALLSPAQLHHLLTHYKLGPARAPPSCWAPPPGTELGGDIFESFLDHPPLILPNETPSLDLSQPIPTPELQKEVTRLRTFLWGLDQDELPANQRTRL; from the exons ATGGAGGAGTCTGGTAGTCCTCGTTTCAGGAAGCTCCATTTCCCGGTGGGCCTGTGGATAAATTCTCCACGGAAGCACTTTGCCAAGCTGGGAGCACGCTGGCCCAGTGCAGTGTCAGTCAA ATCTACCAATAGCTCAGATGCAGCCTCCGTGcatgaagccccacccccagcccctccctcttccctTTCACTCTCTAGCCCCTCTCTAGCAccaccctccccctcacccaccCCGGCCTTCCTTCGCCCTCGTCCAGCCAATCAACAGTCTCGTGCCAAGCGCCTGTCCCATCTCTTCCTGAGAGGGAGGTCCAACAGCGATCGTGACCGTGCCATCGGAGAACGAGAGAGGGAATTGTGGGCACACTCGGCTACTCCATCGTCGCATCACTACCTGCCCCCTGCGTCATCTTCAGCCCCGGGCCTGGTGAAGATCTACGGCGATGCTCTCTCGAGTGGAGCAAACTACCGTAGCCTACTGGCTAACATCCACTCTACCGCCCGACAGCTCATCCAGCAGGTCATCACCCGCTACActgaaagagagcgagagaacgAGAGCGATGATATAG CTCCACAGAAGCATTCCCCGGAGGACTTCCTGCTGTGCGATGTCATCGGAAAGCCCATCCAGCAGGCAGACGGAGCCGTACAATGGCAGACGGAGTGTCGGAGGGGCGTGGCTCCCTGGGAATGTCCCCTGCTCCTGGTGGACATGTGGAGGCCCAAGGATGGCTTCGAGCGGCGCTTTGAGATCCAGCGGCGAGACGATTacgagagggaggagaaggagaaggagaaggaaagagagagggacggAGAGAACTGCCAAG TGCGCTGGAGGCGGAGCCGGATGTCATCAGGGGGCGGTCCTGATGAGGAGAGAGGTCACCGGGGTCGCAACACGGAGCTCAGAAGGAGTATCAGCGATATGAACCTGAGCTTGAGGCGTCGCCAGGGCAACCAGGCCACCAACGACCCCAGACGTGTTGGCAACACCCCGACCAATGGTGGACCACAGGACAGGAAGAACATTGTGAGCATGATAGCAACGGATGCGGGAGAG GTTACCACATCAAGGATTTCGAGTGATGTGGAGAGACGCCCACGAGGGTCGGAAGAAGAGaaagatacctgtgacctggaAGTGATGTCCCAAAGCCTGATCCTCCCGCCCACAGACCGTCCCTACTTCCTGCTGCTGCAGGGCTTTGACCAAAGCAAG GACTTTGTGCTGTACATCATGGCGGGCCACACACACGTGTTCGGGCGGAAGCCGAGCATCCGCGAGagggagaaggacagggagagggagaggaaggggaAGAGGCCCCTCAGAGTGGACTCCTTCCTCTCAGCTCCCGACCTGCTCACCCGCCACCTCCTCGTGAGGAGGGACTCCGCTGTCCCTGAGCAGCCCCGCGGTCAAg CTTTGATGCGTCCATTCAGAGGAGCAGCTGTGACCCATAACGGGGTTGTACTGTACAGAGAGACGGTACTTAAGCCCGGAGACCTGATAGGGCTCGGCAgtcacttcctcttcctgtaCCGTGATCCCCGAGTgacccctgccccgccccttgcGCTGGCCCCACCCTGGCAGGCTGACATGACAACTTCCTTTGGCGCCGGAAACATGGTGGACAGGCAGGAGGCTCTCAGGCACTATCTAGGATCCACTGAGGCAATGTTGAAATTCCAGGCTAAGCATGCAGACGACCTCCTTCAG GAAATTATCTCGAAGAATTCGACTCCAGATTCAGGAGGCGGACCCCTAGCGCCAGCTTATCTGCTGTCACTCATGATTGAACACGCCTCCAAACATCTGGACCCTGCATTAACACCCCAACTATTGTTAAAGGCAGCAAATCAGATAAAAGCAATTGTGTGG GACAACATTAAAGAATTTGGAGACAAACATCCCACACAAAC ttcTCCAGACTCCGAAGCTGACCTTCCTCCTCCTAGCGTGCAGAAGCTCTCCTCTGACCTCAGACCCCTCATGTTCTGGATGTCCAATGCCACTGAGCTCCTCAACTTCTTCCAGGTCAAAACCGAAGCCATGGAGAAGGAGTGGGAATTTGAAG TGCCCGGAGACCCTGTTCTATCAGCTGACATGGACACTTGTTCTGAGGCGCTGGCGCAGCTGGATGATGTCATCATGCACACCTTCCAGCAGTGTGTGTATCACCTGACAAAG ACGCTGTACTCTCTCCTCCCCACCCTCCTGGACACCAACCCTTTCTCGAGCGAGGacaaagagaaggagaaggctGGTGCAAAGGATGGCACGGGCCACGCGGGAGGAggcgagggggaggaggagggggacgTGTCCGCCCTGCCCCCCACGGTGGCCGGCCTGGTGGAGGTGTACCGCTGCTCGCTACAGCTGTCACGTGACGCCTGCCTCTCGCCGCCCCTCACCTCACAGACTTTTGGCTACCTCTTCTTCttcaccaacacctcactccTCAACACCCTGCTGGAGAGAG ATGGTTTGTTTTCCTGGTCTCGTGCAGTGCAGATTCGCACTAATCTAGACCTGGTCCTAGACTGGCTGCAAGGGGCTGGCCTAGGAGATATTGCCTCAGAATTCCTCAAGAAGCTGTCAGTCACGGTGAACTTCCTGTGCATCCCTAAGACCCGGCTCATCCAG TCATCTTGGGCCAGCCTACAGGAAGACCATGCCTTGCTAAGCCCTGCCCAGCTTCACCATCTTCTTACTCATTATAAGTTGGGACCAGCTAGAGCTCCGCCTTCCTGCTGGGCTCCACCCCCAGGCACAGAACTTGGAGGTG ATATTTTTGAGAGTTTCCTGGACCACCCACCTCTCATCCTACCCAATGAGACTCCAAGTTTGGACCTCTCTCAGCCAATTCCAACACCTGAGCTCCAGAAGGAAGTGACACGTTTGCGAACATTCCTGTGGGGGCTGGACCAGGATGAACTTCCTGCCAATCAGCGGACTAGGCTGTAG